Genomic segment of Veillonella parvula DSM 2008:
AGATAATTCACAATAAATTCTATAGATTCATCATAGTTTTTTTATGAAGTTCACCATATCCAAAAACTATAGCAAACCTAGTAAGGTATAAAAAATATAGATATAACAAGAAAAATCCCTCACCGTAGTGAGGGATTGAATATATTATAAAATACCAAAGAGCCACATGCCAAAAGTGCCGCCCCAGAAATGAATGAGGAAACTTACCACAGAAATGGCAAGGCCTACGCGCCACCACGTACATTGTGGCACATAACCAGCACCGAAGAAGATCGGTGTTACACCTGAACTATAGTGAGTCAATGTACAACCAGGGCTGTTCATCAAACCAAAGAGCAATATCGTAAACGGAATAGGAGCCCCCATCGCCACTAAAATAGCTGCAAAGGCGGAGAATAAAGCTGTAATACGCGCCGTACCACTGGCAAAGAAGTACTGAGAGTACACAAAGGTAGCGGAAATGATAAAGGATGCCCAGAACCAGTCAAAGCCAGCTAAATGTTGACTTACAAAATCTGCAAAGACAGCTACTACACCGAGTTTACCAAGCAGTCCAGCCATGCCCACAAGCGTACCCATCCAGATGAGGATATCCCAGCCGGTGCGTTCACCCAAAATATCCTCCCACGTAAGGGATCCTGTTACAACACACGCTAGAACCCCCATCATCGCAACAACTGTAGGATGAAGCTTAGTCCAAATTGCTGTAGCCCAAAGCAAGATGCAAAGTACAAAGATAATAGCAACAGAAATTTCAGCCTTCGTAATAGGTCCAAGAGCCTCTAGTTCTTTTTGAGCCATTGCAGCAGCCTCTGGTGTTTCCTTGATTTCTGGTGGATAGATTTTATAGATGAACCAAGGCATCAAAATCATACAAATCACACCAGGAATGACACCTGCTTGGAACCATTCCCACCAAGATATATCATAGCCAAACAGTTTAGCACCTAAAGACGTAATAAGCAAATTACCGCTACATGCGGTCAAGAAGATTGTCACAGTAATAGTGTTAATAGTATGTGCTGTCGTCATCAAGTACGCCCCAATGCGGCGGGCCGTATTACCATAAGGTTCAGAACCAAAAGCTAAGGAAATATTTTGTACGATGGGGAATACAATACCACCTCCACGCGCCGTATTAGATGGTGTAGCTGGAGAAATAATCAAGTCCGTACAAGCCAACGCATAGGCAAGCTTTAATGAGCTTGTGCCAAAAGAACGAATCAAGGTGTACGCAATACGCTTACCAA
This window contains:
- a CDS encoding DASS family sodium-coupled anion symporter, encoding MNTFTRAALTVLVGLVIWFLPHTEAIKPEGWHLLAIFTATIVGFILRPWPTGIMALFGIVVAVATNSITMVQALGGYAEANVWLIVAAVFFSRGIINSGLGKRIAYTLIRSFGTSSLKLAYALACTDLIISPATPSNTARGGGIVFPIVQNISLAFGSEPYGNTARRIGAYLMTTAHTINTITVTIFLTACSGNLLITSLGAKLFGYDISWWEWFQAGVIPGVICMILMPWFIYKIYPPEIKETPEAAAMAQKELEALGPITKAEISVAIIFVLCILLWATAIWTKLHPTVVAMMGVLACVVTGSLTWEDILGERTGWDILIWMGTLVGMAGLLGKLGVVAVFADFVSQHLAGFDWFWASFIISATFVYSQYFFASGTARITALFSAFAAILVAMGAPIPFTILLFGLMNSPGCTLTHYSSGVTPIFFGAGYVPQCTWWRVGLAISVVSFLIHFWGGTFGMWLFGIL